One Glycine soja cultivar W05 chromosome 2, ASM419377v2, whole genome shotgun sequence genomic region harbors:
- the LOC114391235 gene encoding amino acid transporter AVT1C-like isoform X3: MKNSASESGLYIIESDEDVEKDLQKDENDGNESDYSNDSNENQSMRKPSNYSIAWPQSYRQSIDLYGSVPSPNIGFLGTTSLSRLGSSFISSSLTRRHTLEVLQPEKKPLLKPTEEEQPRHTLLPPQISRKSSIRISKVSHEPHIPGQCTFGQAVLNGINALCGIGILSTPYAAKEGGWVGLSILLLYAVFSFYTGLLLRYCLDSAPGLETYPDIGQAAFGTTGRVIISIILYMELYACCIEYIIVESDNLSTLFPNAHISLGGTQLNAHILFAILTALALLPTVWLRDLRILSYISACGVVATILVVLCLFWVCFVDNADIHTQGTTTTFNFATFPVAIGLYGYCYAGHAVFPNLYTAMANRNQFPGVLLVCFAICTTMYCAVAIMGYAAFGEATLSQYTLNMPQHLVAAKIAVWTTVVNPFTKYALSLSPVAMCLEELIPTNSPNFFIYSKLIRTALVVSTLLVGLSVPFFGLVMSLTGSLLTMFVSLILPAACFLSIRGGRITRFQIKRCYLLPPLEEQWMILPEG; encoded by the exons atgaagaactcTGCTTCGGAAAGCGGTTTGTACATAATTGAGAGCGATGAAGATGTTGAGAAGGATCTGCAGAAAGACGAAAACGATGGAAACGAATCCGATTATTCGAATGATTCCAATGAAAACCAGTCAATGAGGAAACCCAGCAATTACAGCATCGCATGGCCTCAAAGTTACAG GCAATCCATTGATCTATATGGCAGTGTACCATCCCCAAATATTGGGTTTCTGGGCACCACATCACTGTCAAGATTAGGCagttcttttatttcttcatcTTTGACAAGAAGGCACACTCTTGAAGTGTTACAACCAGAAAAAAAACCACTCTTGAAACCCACAGAAGAGGAGCAACCGCGACATACCTTGCTTCCTCCCCAGATATCTAGGAAGTCTTCCATTAGAATTTCCAAGGTTTCTCATGAACCTCACATTCCTGGCCAATGCACTTTTGGGCAAGCTGTGCTTAATG GTATAAATGCCCTTTGTGGTATAGGAATCCTTTCAACCCCTTACGCAGCCAAAGAGGGTGGATGGGTTGGTCTTTCTATATTGTTATTGTATGcagttttttccttttataccGGCTTGCTCTTGCGTTACTGCTTGGATAGTGCACCTGGTCTTGAGACATACCCTGACATCGGCCAAGCAGCTTTTGGTACTACTGGACGTGTCATCATCTCT ATAATACTATACATGGAATTATAT gCTTGTTGCATTGAGTACATAATTGTGGAGAGCGACAACTTATCTACATTATTTCCAAATGCGCACATTAGTTTGGGTGGAACTCAACTCAATGCTCATATTTTGTTTGCAATATTGACTGCCTTGGCTCTTCTTCCTACTGTTTGGCTACGTGACCTACGCATTCTCAGTTACATCTCAG CTTGCGGAGTTGTTGCAACGATTCTAGTGGTTCTCTGCTTGTTCTGGGTTTGCTTTGTAGACAATGCTGACATTCATACCCaaggaacaacaacaacattcaaCTTTGCAACTTTTCCTGTTGCAATAGGTCTCTATGGTTACTGCTATGCAGGGCATGCTGTGTTCCCTAACCTCTATACTGCCATGGCAAATCGGAATCAATTCCCTGGAGTGCTCTTAGTATG TTTTGCCATTTGTACAACTATGTATTGTGCAGTAGCTATTATGGGTTACGCAGCATTTGGAGAAGCAACACTCTCTCAGTATACTCTTAACATGCCCCAACACTTGGTGGCCGCCAAGATAGCTGTGTGGACTACG GTGGTTAATCCATTTACCAA ATATGCATTGAGTCTATCTCCAGTAGCAATGTGTCTAGAGGAGTTGATACCAACAAACAGTCCCAACTTTTTCATATATTCCAAGCTCATCAGAACAGCTCTAGTAGTTTCTACACTGCTTGTTGGTCTTTCAGTTCCCTTTTTCG GTTTGGTGATGTCATTGACTGGATCTTTACTCACAATGTTTGTG TCCTTGATTCTTCCCGCTGCTTGTTTCCTAAGCATAAGGGGTGGCAGAATCACGCGCTTTCAG ATTAAACGATGTTATCTCCTCCCTCCTCTTGAAGAACAATGGATGATCTTACCTGAAGGATAA
- the LOC114391235 gene encoding amino acid transporter AVT1C-like isoform X2, which produces MKNSASESGLYIIESDEDVEKDLQKDENDGNESDYSNDSNENQSMRKPSNYSIAWPQSYRQSIDLYGSVPSPNIGFLGTTSLSRLGSSFISSSLTRRHTLEVLQPEKKPLLKPTEEEQPRHTLLPPQISRKSSIRISKVSHEPHIPGQCTFGQAVLNGINALCGIGILSTPYAAKEGGWVGLSILLLYAVFSFYTGLLLRYCLDSAPGLETYPDIGQAAFGTTGRVIISACCIEYIIVESDNLSTLFPNAHISLGGTQLNAHILFAILTALALLPTVWLRDLRILSYISACGVVATILVVLCLFWVCFVDNADIHTQGTTTTFNFATFPVAIGLYGYCYAGHAVFPNLYTAMANRNQFPGVLLVCFAICTTMYCAVAIMGYAAFGEATLSQYTLNMPQHLVAAKIAVWTTVVNPFTKYALSLSPVAMCLEELIPTNSPNFFIYSKLIRTALVVSTLLVGLSVPFFGLVMSLTGSLLTMFVSLILPAACFLSIRGGRITRFQVSLCVTIIAVGVVSSCFGSYSALYEIIEELFKA; this is translated from the exons atgaagaactcTGCTTCGGAAAGCGGTTTGTACATAATTGAGAGCGATGAAGATGTTGAGAAGGATCTGCAGAAAGACGAAAACGATGGAAACGAATCCGATTATTCGAATGATTCCAATGAAAACCAGTCAATGAGGAAACCCAGCAATTACAGCATCGCATGGCCTCAAAGTTACAG GCAATCCATTGATCTATATGGCAGTGTACCATCCCCAAATATTGGGTTTCTGGGCACCACATCACTGTCAAGATTAGGCagttcttttatttcttcatcTTTGACAAGAAGGCACACTCTTGAAGTGTTACAACCAGAAAAAAAACCACTCTTGAAACCCACAGAAGAGGAGCAACCGCGACATACCTTGCTTCCTCCCCAGATATCTAGGAAGTCTTCCATTAGAATTTCCAAGGTTTCTCATGAACCTCACATTCCTGGCCAATGCACTTTTGGGCAAGCTGTGCTTAATG GTATAAATGCCCTTTGTGGTATAGGAATCCTTTCAACCCCTTACGCAGCCAAAGAGGGTGGATGGGTTGGTCTTTCTATATTGTTATTGTATGcagttttttccttttataccGGCTTGCTCTTGCGTTACTGCTTGGATAGTGCACCTGGTCTTGAGACATACCCTGACATCGGCCAAGCAGCTTTTGGTACTACTGGACGTGTCATCATCTCT gCTTGTTGCATTGAGTACATAATTGTGGAGAGCGACAACTTATCTACATTATTTCCAAATGCGCACATTAGTTTGGGTGGAACTCAACTCAATGCTCATATTTTGTTTGCAATATTGACTGCCTTGGCTCTTCTTCCTACTGTTTGGCTACGTGACCTACGCATTCTCAGTTACATCTCAG CTTGCGGAGTTGTTGCAACGATTCTAGTGGTTCTCTGCTTGTTCTGGGTTTGCTTTGTAGACAATGCTGACATTCATACCCaaggaacaacaacaacattcaaCTTTGCAACTTTTCCTGTTGCAATAGGTCTCTATGGTTACTGCTATGCAGGGCATGCTGTGTTCCCTAACCTCTATACTGCCATGGCAAATCGGAATCAATTCCCTGGAGTGCTCTTAGTATG TTTTGCCATTTGTACAACTATGTATTGTGCAGTAGCTATTATGGGTTACGCAGCATTTGGAGAAGCAACACTCTCTCAGTATACTCTTAACATGCCCCAACACTTGGTGGCCGCCAAGATAGCTGTGTGGACTACG GTGGTTAATCCATTTACCAA ATATGCATTGAGTCTATCTCCAGTAGCAATGTGTCTAGAGGAGTTGATACCAACAAACAGTCCCAACTTTTTCATATATTCCAAGCTCATCAGAACAGCTCTAGTAGTTTCTACACTGCTTGTTGGTCTTTCAGTTCCCTTTTTCG GTTTGGTGATGTCATTGACTGGATCTTTACTCACAATGTTTGTG TCCTTGATTCTTCCCGCTGCTTGTTTCCTAAGCATAAGGGGTGGCAGAATCACGCGCTTTCAG GTATCACTTTGTGTTACAATTATTGCAGTAGGTGTTGTATCGAGTTGTTTTGGATCATACTCAGCCCTCTACGAGATCATTGAGGAATTGTTTAAAGCCTAG
- the LOC114391235 gene encoding amino acid transporter AVT1C-like isoform X1 gives MKNSASESGLYIIESDEDVEKDLQKDENDGNESDYSNDSNENQSMRKPSNYSIAWPQSYRQSIDLYGSVPSPNIGFLGTTSLSRLGSSFISSSLTRRHTLEVLQPEKKPLLKPTEEEQPRHTLLPPQISRKSSIRISKVSHEPHIPGQCTFGQAVLNGINALCGIGILSTPYAAKEGGWVGLSILLLYAVFSFYTGLLLRYCLDSAPGLETYPDIGQAAFGTTGRVIISIILYMELYACCIEYIIVESDNLSTLFPNAHISLGGTQLNAHILFAILTALALLPTVWLRDLRILSYISACGVVATILVVLCLFWVCFVDNADIHTQGTTTTFNFATFPVAIGLYGYCYAGHAVFPNLYTAMANRNQFPGVLLVCFAICTTMYCAVAIMGYAAFGEATLSQYTLNMPQHLVAAKIAVWTTVVNPFTKYALSLSPVAMCLEELIPTNSPNFFIYSKLIRTALVVSTLLVGLSVPFFGLVMSLTGSLLTMFVSLILPAACFLSIRGGRITRFQVSLCVTIIAVGVVSSCFGSYSALYEIIEELFKA, from the exons atgaagaactcTGCTTCGGAAAGCGGTTTGTACATAATTGAGAGCGATGAAGATGTTGAGAAGGATCTGCAGAAAGACGAAAACGATGGAAACGAATCCGATTATTCGAATGATTCCAATGAAAACCAGTCAATGAGGAAACCCAGCAATTACAGCATCGCATGGCCTCAAAGTTACAG GCAATCCATTGATCTATATGGCAGTGTACCATCCCCAAATATTGGGTTTCTGGGCACCACATCACTGTCAAGATTAGGCagttcttttatttcttcatcTTTGACAAGAAGGCACACTCTTGAAGTGTTACAACCAGAAAAAAAACCACTCTTGAAACCCACAGAAGAGGAGCAACCGCGACATACCTTGCTTCCTCCCCAGATATCTAGGAAGTCTTCCATTAGAATTTCCAAGGTTTCTCATGAACCTCACATTCCTGGCCAATGCACTTTTGGGCAAGCTGTGCTTAATG GTATAAATGCCCTTTGTGGTATAGGAATCCTTTCAACCCCTTACGCAGCCAAAGAGGGTGGATGGGTTGGTCTTTCTATATTGTTATTGTATGcagttttttccttttataccGGCTTGCTCTTGCGTTACTGCTTGGATAGTGCACCTGGTCTTGAGACATACCCTGACATCGGCCAAGCAGCTTTTGGTACTACTGGACGTGTCATCATCTCT ATAATACTATACATGGAATTATAT gCTTGTTGCATTGAGTACATAATTGTGGAGAGCGACAACTTATCTACATTATTTCCAAATGCGCACATTAGTTTGGGTGGAACTCAACTCAATGCTCATATTTTGTTTGCAATATTGACTGCCTTGGCTCTTCTTCCTACTGTTTGGCTACGTGACCTACGCATTCTCAGTTACATCTCAG CTTGCGGAGTTGTTGCAACGATTCTAGTGGTTCTCTGCTTGTTCTGGGTTTGCTTTGTAGACAATGCTGACATTCATACCCaaggaacaacaacaacattcaaCTTTGCAACTTTTCCTGTTGCAATAGGTCTCTATGGTTACTGCTATGCAGGGCATGCTGTGTTCCCTAACCTCTATACTGCCATGGCAAATCGGAATCAATTCCCTGGAGTGCTCTTAGTATG TTTTGCCATTTGTACAACTATGTATTGTGCAGTAGCTATTATGGGTTACGCAGCATTTGGAGAAGCAACACTCTCTCAGTATACTCTTAACATGCCCCAACACTTGGTGGCCGCCAAGATAGCTGTGTGGACTACG GTGGTTAATCCATTTACCAA ATATGCATTGAGTCTATCTCCAGTAGCAATGTGTCTAGAGGAGTTGATACCAACAAACAGTCCCAACTTTTTCATATATTCCAAGCTCATCAGAACAGCTCTAGTAGTTTCTACACTGCTTGTTGGTCTTTCAGTTCCCTTTTTCG GTTTGGTGATGTCATTGACTGGATCTTTACTCACAATGTTTGTG TCCTTGATTCTTCCCGCTGCTTGTTTCCTAAGCATAAGGGGTGGCAGAATCACGCGCTTTCAG GTATCACTTTGTGTTACAATTATTGCAGTAGGTGTTGTATCGAGTTGTTTTGGATCATACTCAGCCCTCTACGAGATCATTGAGGAATTGTTTAAAGCCTAG